One Helianthus annuus cultivar XRQ/B chromosome 12, HanXRQr2.0-SUNRISE, whole genome shotgun sequence genomic region harbors:
- the LOC110894651 gene encoding eukaryotic peptide chain release factor GTP-binding subunit ERF3A: MDNLEDDIRALQLDSSAEDSNTVPNENGEEPKELVASDNVEEDLRDESYIDPQTVHSEPKDVAEVKEQTPAAPEPIVDEVEKEKKRHLNVVFIGHVDAGKSTIGGQILYLSGQVDERTIQKYEKEAKDKSRESWYMAYIMDTNAEERVKGITVEVGRAHFETETTRFTILDAPGHKSYVPNMISGASQADIGVLVISARKGEFETGYERGGQTREHVQLAKTLGVSKLLVVVNKMDDPTVNWSKERYDEIESKMVPFLKSSGYNVKKDIQFLPISGLHGTNMQTRMDKKVCPWWSGQCLFEALDAIEVPPRDPNGPFRMPIIDKFKDMGTVVMGKVESGSVREGNSLLIMPNKVQVKVLALYCDDDKVRSAGPGENLKVRLSGIEDEDILSGFVLSSIEKPIQAVNEFVAQLQILELLDNAIFTAGYKAVLHIHSVVEECEIIELMHQIDPKTRKPMRRKVLFVKNGAAVVCRIQVSNMICIEKFLDFQQLGRFTLRTEGKTVAIGKVTDLRA, encoded by the exons ATGG ATAATCTCGAGGACGACATTCGTGCGTTGCAGCTCGACTCGTCTG CTGAAGATAGTAATACGGTGCCCAATGAGAATGGTGAGGAGCCTAAAGAACTAGTGGCTTCTGATAATGTGGAAGAAG ATTTGAGGGACGAGTCATATATTGACCCCCAAACAGTGCATTCTGAGCCAAAAGATGTGGCTGAAG TGAAAGAGCAAACCCCTGCTGCTCCAGAACCTATCGTGGATGAGGTGGAAAAGGAAAAGAAGCGACATCTAAATGTTGTATTCATCGGTCATGTTG ATGCTGGAAAGTCAACCATTGGAGGCCAGATACTATACCTCAGTGGCCAAGTTGATGAGCGAACAATTCAAAAGTATGAGAAAGAAGCTAAGGATAAGAGCAGAGAGAGCTG GTATATGGCATACATTATGGATACTAATGCAGAGGAGAGGGTGAAG GGTATAACAGTTGAAGTTGGCAGAGCACATTTTGAGACAGAAACTACACGATTTACTATATTGGATGCACCG GGTCATAAAAGTTATGTTCCCAATATGATTAGTGGCGCTTCTCAGGCTGATATAGGTGTACTG GTTATATCTGCTCGAAAAGGGGAATTTGAAACTGGATATGAAAGGGGTGGGCAAACTCGTGAACATGTTCAACTTGCAAAGACATTGGGAGTTTCAAAGCTGCTGGTTGTTGTCAATAAAATGGATGATCCTACTGTTAACTGGTCAAAAGAGAG GTACGATGAAATTGAGTCAAAAATGGTTCCCTTTCTGAAGTCTTCAGGCTACAATGTGAAGAAAG ATATTCAGTTTCTTCCAATATCTGGCCTTCATGGTACAAACATGCAAACAAGAATGGACAAAAAGGTATGCCCATGGTGGAGCGGTCAATGTCTCTTTGAAGCGCTCGATGCTATCGAGGTTCCGCCACGCGATCCGAACGGTCCATTTAG GATGCCTATTATCGACAAGTTTAAAGACATGGGGACTGTTGTTATGGGAAAAGTAGAATCCGGTAGCGTACGTGAGGGCAATAGCTTGCTCATTATGCCAAACAAG GTTCAAGTGAAAGTTCTTGCTTTATATTGTGATGATGACAAAGTTAGGAGTGCGGGACCTGGCGAGAATCTAAAAGTTCGATTATCCGGTATTGAAGACGAAGACATACTTTCGGGTTTTGTTCTTTCCAGTATCG AAAAACCAATACAAGCAGTTAACGAGTTCGTCGCTCAATTGCAAATTCTTGAGTTGCTGGACAAT GCTATTTTCACTGCTGGTTACAAAGCTGTATTGCACATTCATTCTGTTGTCGAGGAATGCGAGATTATCGAGCTGATGCATCAGATTGATCCTAAAACGAGGAAACCAATGAGAAGGAAGGTGCTCTTTGTGAAAAACGGTGCTGCTGTTGTATGCCGTATTCAG GTGTCTAATATGATATGCATCGAGAAATTTTTAGATTTTCAACAGCTTGGGCGGTTTACACTCCGCACAGAAG GAAAAACAGTTGCAATTGGAAAAGTTACAGATCTTCGTGCATAA